One region of Polynucleobacter paneuropaeus genomic DNA includes:
- a CDS encoding DUF4149 domain-containing protein — MLQSRAPTFFTVIAGLWVGSMLATGYLVAPALFSILTDRQVAGMIAGDIFRIEAYLSFVVCLVLLVMANHFVNHGQLQYKLIRWLLLAMLICALIGSVVLLPWMSALRDQALLNGMPVMQSPSATLFGRLHGVSSIVYLIQSLLGVKLVWESAKSSH; from the coding sequence GTGTTGCAGTCTAGAGCGCCTACTTTCTTCACTGTTATCGCTGGCCTCTGGGTCGGTAGCATGTTAGCTACTGGCTATCTCGTAGCGCCAGCATTGTTCTCCATTCTCACTGACCGTCAGGTTGCAGGCATGATTGCTGGAGATATTTTCAGAATCGAAGCTTACTTGAGCTTTGTAGTGTGCTTAGTGCTCTTGGTGATGGCCAATCATTTTGTCAATCACGGGCAATTGCAATACAAGTTGATTCGCTGGCTTTTATTGGCGATGTTAATTTGTGCTCTGATTGGCAGTGTGGTCTTGTTGCCTTGGATGAGTGCTTTGAGAGATCAGGCTCTATTAAACGGAATGCCTGTCATGCAGTCGCCTTCAGCCACGCTGTTTGGCCGCCTTCATGGCGTTTCTAGCATCGTGTATTTGATTCAAAGCCTCTTGGGCGTCAAGCTCGTTTGGGAATCAGCTAAAAGTTCTCATTAA